A portion of the uncultured Draconibacterium sp. genome contains these proteins:
- a CDS encoding FAD-dependent oxidoreductase: MSKKIIVIGAGVIGLHCAYYLNQAGFEVDVIEAGSENNEEGCSYGNCGLLVPSHFVPLASPEMLRSGLKMMLDRTSPVYLPPGKNISSLPWFLKFMKDANKKSVARAIPTLYKLNDESRKLYEALSAENNNQSGFTNKGLLMAATTEKGLEEEVVLAGIANDLGIETQLLNRQHLKTIEPEIDLQVAGAVLYKSDGNVSPEGHLRWLRTSLKQSGVGFRYDTSVSSFQVEKGKIKAVDTSFGKLNADEFVLATGSYSAKLAASVGVKVPVIAGKGYSFDLQKDNLKLQTPLILTEAKVALTPFENTVRLGSGMEFNGIIGDISYNRVQAIINRTQKALPNMEKLDAKKLDIWEGLRPVTPTGVPIIGRTSKYNNLLVAAGHAMMGVSLGPITGKIISQLVAGEKPGFDMELMKI; this comes from the coding sequence ATGAGCAAGAAAATTATTGTTATAGGAGCGGGAGTAATAGGTTTGCATTGTGCTTATTATTTGAATCAGGCCGGATTCGAGGTGGACGTGATTGAAGCCGGCAGTGAAAACAATGAAGAAGGTTGTTCATATGGAAATTGCGGACTGCTGGTGCCAAGTCATTTTGTGCCCTTGGCGTCACCTGAAATGTTGCGCTCCGGATTGAAAATGATGCTAGACCGAACCAGTCCCGTTTATCTTCCGCCGGGTAAAAATATTTCCTCGCTCCCGTGGTTTTTAAAGTTTATGAAAGATGCGAACAAAAAATCGGTTGCCCGCGCCATTCCAACTTTGTACAAACTGAATGATGAAAGCCGTAAGTTGTATGAAGCGTTGAGTGCTGAAAACAACAATCAAAGTGGTTTCACAAACAAAGGATTGTTGATGGCTGCGACGACCGAGAAAGGTTTGGAAGAGGAAGTTGTTTTGGCCGGAATTGCAAATGACCTTGGAATTGAAACGCAGCTGCTTAACCGACAGCATTTGAAAACAATTGAACCGGAAATTGATTTGCAGGTTGCCGGGGCTGTTCTGTACAAAAGTGATGGAAACGTTTCGCCGGAAGGACATCTGCGCTGGCTGAGAACTTCCTTAAAACAGAGTGGTGTTGGTTTTCGATACGATACATCTGTAAGTAGTTTTCAGGTTGAAAAAGGTAAAATAAAAGCAGTGGACACCAGTTTTGGGAAACTGAACGCGGATGAGTTTGTGTTGGCAACAGGTTCTTATTCAGCAAAACTTGCAGCTTCTGTTGGTGTTAAAGTTCCGGTAATTGCGGGTAAAGGTTACAGCTTCGATTTACAAAAAGACAACTTGAAGCTACAAACACCACTGATCTTAACAGAAGCCAAAGTGGCGCTGACGCCTTTTGAAAATACAGTGCGTTTGGGTAGCGGAATGGAGTTCAACGGAATCATCGGAGATATTTCATACAACCGTGTTCAGGCGATTATCAATCGTACACAAAAAGCTTTGCCAAACATGGAAAAACTGGATGCCAAAAAACTTGACATTTGGGAAGGTTTGCGGCCGGTTACACCAACCGGAGTTCCAATAATTGGCCGAACAAGCAAGTACAATAATTTGCTTGTAGCAGCCGGTCATGCCATGATGGGCGTTAGTCTTGGCCCGATAACAGGAAAAATTATCAGTCAGTTAGTAGCGGGCGAAAAACCCGGTTTCGACATGGAACTGATGAAAATATAA
- a CDS encoding Hsp20/alpha crystallin family protein has translation MKLAKRNEPYYPSFFDRFFNNDLMDWDYNNFSSTNTSLPAINVKETDDDFVIEVAAPGMDKKDFNVNFKNNVLTISSEKKSENEEKKDKYTRREFSYQSFQRSFTVADNAVVGEKISAKYDNGILHIVLPKRDEVKPQPERQIKIA, from the coding sequence ATGAAATTAGCAAAAAGAAACGAACCGTATTATCCATCATTCTTTGACAGGTTTTTCAACAATGATTTGATGGATTGGGACTACAACAATTTTTCGAGTACAAATACTTCGTTGCCTGCAATCAATGTAAAAGAAACCGACGATGATTTTGTAATTGAAGTTGCCGCTCCGGGAATGGACAAAAAAGATTTTAATGTGAACTTTAAAAACAATGTACTTACCATTTCTTCGGAAAAGAAAAGTGAGAACGAAGAGAAAAAAGACAAGTACACTCGTCGTGAGTTCAGTTATCAATCATTCCAACGTTCATTTACAGTAGCAGATAACGCGGTTGTTGGCGAAAAGATTTCAGCGAAGTACGACAATGGAATTTTACACATTGTTTTACCAAAACGCGACGAAGTGAAGCCACAACCTGAAAGACAAATTAAAATTGCTTAA
- a CDS encoding 4-hydroxyproline epimerase yields the protein MTRRSFFCIDGHTCGNPVRVVAGGVPRLKGKSIFEKREHFLEEYDWIRTGLMFEPRGHEQMSGSFIFPPENPHNDAGILFIETSGCLPMCGHGTIGTVTIAVEEGLIVPHTPGTVRLETPAGLVLAHYKQNEKGKVTSVKIINVPSFLYARGLTVESPHLGELTVDVSYGGNFYAIVDEQPNFSGLHNFTADELITFSGAIRKGLNEKYSFVHPQNEKICGLSHVLWTGNTKSEEADARNAVFYGEKAIDRCPCGTGTSARMAQWFSNGKLQLGSTFLHESVIGSQFIGTVEQQQKVGDFDAIVPGIEGWAKVTGYNHIIIDDEDDPYAHGFRVVGKL from the coding sequence ATGACAAGAAGATCATTTTTTTGTATCGATGGACATACCTGCGGCAATCCGGTGCGGGTAGTGGCCGGTGGTGTTCCCCGCTTAAAGGGGAAAAGTATTTTTGAGAAACGCGAACACTTCCTTGAGGAATACGATTGGATTCGCACAGGTTTGATGTTCGAGCCGCGAGGCCACGAGCAAATGTCGGGGAGTTTTATATTTCCTCCGGAAAATCCGCACAACGACGCGGGAATTCTTTTCATCGAAACAAGTGGTTGTTTGCCCATGTGTGGGCACGGAACCATTGGCACGGTTACCATTGCTGTTGAGGAAGGTTTGATTGTGCCGCATACACCCGGAACAGTTCGTTTGGAAACGCCTGCCGGATTGGTTTTGGCTCATTATAAACAGAATGAAAAAGGCAAAGTAACGTCGGTAAAAATTATTAATGTTCCGTCGTTTTTGTATGCACGAGGTCTAACAGTTGAAAGTCCGCATTTGGGCGAGTTGACTGTTGATGTGTCTTATGGCGGAAACTTTTATGCTATTGTTGATGAGCAACCTAATTTCTCGGGATTGCACAATTTTACTGCTGATGAGTTGATCACTTTTAGTGGCGCGATTCGTAAAGGACTGAATGAGAAATACAGCTTTGTACATCCGCAAAACGAGAAGATATGTGGTTTGAGCCATGTACTCTGGACAGGAAATACAAAAAGCGAAGAAGCCGATGCGCGTAACGCTGTTTTTTATGGCGAAAAGGCGATCGATCGTTGCCCGTGCGGAACAGGTACTTCTGCCCGGATGGCGCAGTGGTTCTCAAACGGAAAACTTCAGTTGGGCTCTACATTTTTGCATGAGAGTGTAATTGGTAGCCAGTTTATCGGTACCGTTGAGCAGCAGCAAAAAGTGGGCGATTTCGACGCCATTGTTCCGGGGATTGAAGGCTGGGCAAAAGTTACCGGCTACAATCATATTATTATCGACGATGAGGACGATCCGTATGCACACGGATTTAGGGTGGTAGGAAAACTATAG
- a CDS encoding AraC family transcriptional regulator, producing the protein MKAVRFVIPKTGGNSFRLQIDDGAHFYDTIHYHPEHQITYIVKGEGTSFIGNHVERFQPGDVFIIGKNVPHVTKCDETYYHPDSNLEVLSISLFFKDETFGNQFFEIPEMLHIKHLLDKASMGVKIDGPDKNILIEWIKQCPDADGFKRFQLLMSILNTFAHSKDLRTLSSVSYTTPTRESDNERINVIFNFLSKNFRNEVNLGQLADVANMTPNSFCRYFKQRTGKAYSEFLNDMRIEYAGKLIAGSNESFGNIAIDCGYNSISYFNRQFKRINGISPLQYRKKFKGGSV; encoded by the coding sequence ATGAAGGCAGTACGTTTTGTAATTCCAAAGACAGGAGGTAACTCATTCCGACTACAAATAGATGATGGGGCACACTTTTATGATACAATACATTATCATCCCGAGCATCAGATAACTTACATTGTGAAAGGAGAAGGAACCAGTTTTATCGGAAATCATGTGGAACGTTTTCAGCCGGGCGATGTTTTTATAATTGGAAAAAATGTGCCGCACGTTACAAAATGCGACGAAACTTATTACCACCCCGACAGCAACCTGGAGGTGTTAAGCATTTCCTTGTTTTTTAAAGATGAAACGTTTGGAAACCAGTTTTTCGAAATTCCGGAAATGTTGCACATAAAACACTTACTTGATAAAGCTTCGATGGGAGTAAAAATTGACGGGCCGGATAAAAATATATTGATTGAATGGATAAAACAATGCCCCGATGCGGATGGATTCAAGCGCTTTCAACTGCTGATGAGTATTCTAAACACTTTCGCACACTCTAAAGATTTACGCACACTTTCTTCGGTGAGTTACACCACGCCAACACGCGAGTCGGATAACGAACGAATCAATGTGATCTTTAACTTTCTATCAAAAAACTTCCGTAACGAAGTAAATCTGGGGCAACTTGCCGATGTGGCAAATATGACTCCCAACTCGTTTTGTCGTTATTTTAAACAACGAACAGGCAAGGCTTATTCTGAATTTCTGAACGATATGCGCATTGAATATGCGGGGAAATTAATAGCAGGAAGTAACGAGAGTTTTGGCAATATCGCCATTGACTGCGGTTATAACAGCATTTCGTATTTTAATCGTCAGTTTAAACGTATTAACGGAATATCGCCTTTACAATACCGGAAAAAGTTTAAAGGTGGCTCTGTGTAA
- a CDS encoding aldehyde dehydrogenase (NADP(+)) gives MAELNDQINEIMLKAAEAFNVYKKVSAEKRATFLRTIGEEIMNIGDELVETVMAESNLPEARVRGERGRTVGQLNKFADLIDEGSWCEATIDVGDPGREPLPKPDIRKKLVPLGPVVVFGAGNFPLAFSVAGGDTASALAGGNPVVVKGHPAHPKTGALVAAAIEEAVEKCELPAGTFGFIDDASYESGQLLVKHPVTKAVGFTGSYQGGMALVKLAADREEPIPVFAEMGSINPVVVMEEALANDHAAIASKLVASVNLGAGQFCTNPGLLITTKTDGYEAFVEELAKEVAATTGSQMFSTSVLRNYELNKDKMFSHSEVKLLGKGIGEETGNVPPALATVSGADFIKNPHLHEEVFGPFSLLVVCENKSELLDVVNGLKGQLTATVHAIESELPDNQEIVDALLEKCGRLLLNGVPTGVEVCAAMQHGGPFPAASDSRFTSVGVSAIKRFVRPVAFQDFPDSLLPAELQNSNPLNIWRVVNDTWTNAAVK, from the coding sequence ATGGCAGAATTAAACGACCAAATTAATGAGATAATGTTGAAGGCTGCTGAAGCCTTCAACGTGTATAAGAAAGTTTCTGCGGAAAAGCGTGCAACTTTTTTGCGGACGATCGGTGAGGAGATCATGAATATTGGCGACGAATTGGTGGAAACCGTAATGGCTGAATCCAATTTGCCGGAAGCCCGTGTTCGCGGAGAGCGTGGACGTACTGTTGGCCAGCTAAATAAGTTTGCCGACCTGATCGACGAAGGATCGTGGTGCGAAGCAACCATTGACGTTGGTGATCCGGGACGTGAGCCTCTGCCAAAACCTGATATCAGAAAGAAATTGGTGCCACTTGGGCCGGTTGTGGTTTTTGGCGCCGGAAATTTTCCGCTGGCATTTTCTGTTGCCGGTGGTGATACCGCTTCTGCTTTGGCCGGTGGAAACCCGGTGGTTGTAAAAGGTCATCCTGCACATCCAAAAACGGGGGCGTTGGTGGCAGCTGCTATTGAAGAAGCTGTCGAAAAATGCGAATTGCCTGCCGGAACTTTTGGTTTTATCGATGATGCAAGTTATGAATCAGGTCAGTTATTGGTGAAACATCCGGTTACAAAAGCTGTCGGATTTACAGGTTCGTATCAAGGGGGAATGGCACTGGTAAAACTGGCTGCTGATCGTGAAGAGCCAATTCCTGTTTTTGCAGAAATGGGAAGTATTAATCCGGTGGTTGTAATGGAAGAAGCACTGGCTAACGACCATGCTGCAATTGCATCAAAACTGGTTGCTTCGGTAAATCTTGGAGCTGGTCAGTTTTGTACCAATCCCGGATTGCTGATCACCACCAAAACAGATGGATACGAAGCATTTGTGGAAGAACTGGCAAAAGAAGTTGCCGCAACAACAGGTTCTCAAATGTTCAGCACTTCGGTGCTCCGAAATTACGAACTGAACAAGGACAAAATGTTCTCGCACTCAGAAGTGAAACTGCTTGGAAAAGGAATCGGAGAAGAAACAGGAAATGTTCCTCCTGCACTTGCTACAGTTTCTGGTGCTGATTTCATAAAAAATCCGCATTTGCACGAAGAGGTTTTTGGCCCCTTTAGTTTACTGGTGGTTTGCGAAAACAAGTCAGAACTACTGGATGTGGTGAACGGCTTAAAAGGCCAGTTAACGGCTACTGTTCATGCAATAGAAAGTGAGTTGCCCGACAACCAGGAAATTGTTGACGCCTTGCTCGAAAAATGTGGACGACTGTTGCTAAACGGAGTTCCGACCGGTGTGGAAGTTTGTGCCGCAATGCAGCACGGCGGACCTTTCCCGGCAGCAAGCGATTCGCGTTTTACATCGGTTGGTGTGAGTGCCATAAAGCGATTTGTACGTCCGGTGGCTTTCCAGGATTTCCCTGACAGTTTATTGCCTGCCGAATTGCAGAACAGCAACCCGCTAAACATTTGGAGAGTAGTTAACGACACGTGGACTAACGCCGCGGTTAAATAG
- a CDS encoding dihydrodipicolinate synthase family protein, with protein sequence MRPTWTGVYPAVTTKFKENGELDIPAFIKNIEFQIESGVSGIIIGGSLGESSTLSNEEKVELVKSLQPYREQVPVIMNIAESSTVNAVEAAKQAEANGADGLMLLPPLLYKADADETVEYFKTVAEATSLPILLYNNPVDYKIEITVPMFEKLKGVPNIEAVKESTRDLTNITRLKNALGDRFKILGGVDTLCLESLLLGGDGLVAGLVCAFPKETVVLYELAKAGKIDEALELYRWFMPLFEMDIHAKLVQYIKLCEVYTGIGTEYVRAPRKMITGAERESIIATIETALANRPKF encoded by the coding sequence ATGAGACCAACATGGACAGGGGTTTATCCCGCAGTAACAACAAAATTTAAGGAAAACGGCGAACTGGATATTCCGGCTTTTATCAAGAACATTGAATTCCAGATTGAATCAGGAGTGTCAGGAATTATTATCGGAGGTTCGCTGGGCGAATCAAGTACTTTAAGTAACGAAGAGAAAGTTGAGCTAGTAAAATCGCTTCAGCCTTACCGCGAACAGGTACCGGTAATTATGAACATTGCTGAGTCGAGCACAGTAAATGCTGTTGAGGCTGCAAAACAAGCCGAAGCAAATGGCGCCGATGGTTTGATGTTGCTTCCACCGCTGTTATACAAAGCTGATGCCGATGAAACTGTTGAGTATTTTAAAACTGTTGCTGAAGCTACTTCGTTACCCATTCTGTTGTACAATAATCCGGTTGATTACAAAATCGAGATTACAGTGCCGATGTTCGAGAAACTGAAAGGTGTACCAAATATCGAAGCAGTAAAAGAATCTACCCGCGACCTTACAAACATTACAAGATTAAAGAATGCTTTAGGTGATCGTTTTAAGATTCTTGGTGGTGTTGACACACTTTGTTTGGAGTCGTTGTTGTTGGGTGGCGACGGATTGGTTGCCGGTTTGGTTTGTGCTTTCCCTAAAGAAACAGTGGTATTGTACGAGTTGGCCAAAGCCGGAAAAATTGATGAAGCATTGGAATTGTATCGGTGGTTTATGCCGCTTTTCGAAATGGATATCCACGCGAAATTGGTACAGTACATCAAACTTTGCGAAGTGTACACCGGTATTGGAACAGAATATGTGCGCGCTCCAAGAAAAATGATCACGGGAGCAGAACGCGAATCGATCATTGCAACGATTGAAACTGCATTGGCAAACCGACCTAAATTTTAG
- the truA gene encoding tRNA pseudouridine(38-40) synthase TruA, producing the protein MPQRYFLQLSYKGTNYHGWQIQPNAVSVQEVMEDALSKILREKIAVVGAGRTDTGVHASFFILHFDTQNGIPENLDIVYKLNSFLPSDIAVQKVWPVDEEAHARFSATSRTYHYFISTEKDPFATETSHKYLKPMDVEKMNQAAQKLFNYTDFTSFSRLHTDVKTNNCKIMQAEWIVHQKKLLFIVKADRFLRNMVRAIVGTLLEVGQGKLSIQQFCDIIEKQNRGAAGASAPAQGLFLVDIEYPDSITQSHL; encoded by the coding sequence ATGCCACAACGCTATTTTTTGCAACTCAGTTACAAAGGAACCAATTACCACGGATGGCAGATTCAGCCTAACGCTGTTTCTGTTCAGGAGGTGATGGAAGACGCCTTGTCAAAAATTCTGCGAGAGAAAATAGCAGTGGTCGGTGCAGGACGAACAGATACCGGAGTGCATGCCTCGTTTTTTATCCTGCATTTTGACACCCAAAATGGTATTCCTGAAAATCTGGACATCGTTTATAAACTCAATAGCTTTTTACCCTCCGACATTGCTGTGCAAAAAGTGTGGCCGGTTGATGAGGAGGCACACGCCCGGTTTAGCGCTACTTCGCGTACGTATCATTATTTTATTTCCACCGAAAAAGATCCGTTTGCTACAGAAACAAGCCACAAATACCTGAAACCAATGGATGTGGAGAAAATGAACCAGGCAGCACAGAAACTTTTCAATTACACCGATTTTACCAGCTTTAGCCGCTTACACACCGATGTGAAAACCAACAACTGTAAAATTATGCAGGCCGAGTGGATCGTACACCAAAAGAAGTTACTGTTTATTGTAAAAGCCGATCGTTTTTTGCGCAACATGGTGCGTGCCATTGTGGGAACTTTGCTGGAAGTGGGGCAGGGTAAACTGAGTATTCAACAATTCTGCGATATTATTGAAAAGCAGAACCGTGGAGCTGCAGGAGCATCAGCGCCGGCGCAAGGTTTGTTTTTAGTGGATATTGAATATCCTGATTCGATTACACAGAGCCACCTTTAA
- a CDS encoding MoxR family ATPase — translation MNQAVDIKELNERIQRESSFVDMISMEMNKVIVGQKHLVESLLIGLLSNGHILLEGVPGLAKTLAIKSLSQTISAKFSRIQFTPDLLPADVLGTMIYSQKREEFSIKKGPIFANFVLADEINRAPAKVQSALLEAMQERQITIGDETFKLDEPFLVMATQNPIEQEGTYPLPEAQVDRFMLKVVINYPKKEEERQIINQNLLAQFPETTTILKPEDIIKARNVVKDVYMDEKIQKYIVDIVFATREPEEYKLEKYSDMIAYGASPRAGISLAQAAKAFAFIKRRGYVIPEDVRAVCPDVLRHRIGLSYEAEANNITQEEIITDILNQVEVP, via the coding sequence ATGAATCAAGCAGTTGATATCAAAGAATTGAACGAAAGAATTCAAAGAGAGAGTTCGTTTGTGGATATGATTTCCATGGAAATGAACAAGGTGATTGTTGGACAAAAACACCTGGTTGAAAGTTTGCTGATCGGCTTACTTTCTAATGGTCACATTTTGCTGGAAGGTGTTCCGGGCTTGGCGAAAACACTTGCCATTAAATCCTTGTCGCAAACAATCAGCGCTAAATTTTCACGTATTCAGTTTACTCCCGACTTGCTGCCTGCCGACGTTCTGGGAACAATGATCTACAGCCAGAAGAGAGAAGAGTTCAGCATTAAAAAAGGGCCGATCTTTGCCAACTTTGTATTGGCAGATGAGATCAACCGTGCACCGGCAAAAGTGCAATCGGCACTGCTCGAAGCCATGCAGGAACGCCAGATTACTATTGGCGACGAAACCTTTAAACTTGACGAACCATTCCTGGTAATGGCTACACAAAACCCGATTGAGCAGGAAGGTACTTACCCGCTGCCAGAAGCGCAGGTCGACCGTTTTATGCTGAAAGTGGTGATCAACTACCCGAAAAAGGAGGAAGAGCGTCAGATCATCAATCAAAACCTGCTGGCACAGTTCCCTGAAACAACAACAATTCTGAAACCGGAAGACATTATTAAAGCCCGCAACGTGGTGAAAGATGTTTACATGGATGAAAAAATACAGAAATACATTGTTGACATTGTTTTTGCTACACGCGAACCGGAAGAATACAAACTGGAAAAATATTCAGATATGATCGCTTACGGAGCCTCGCCAAGGGCAGGAATCAGTTTGGCTCAGGCAGCAAAAGCTTTTGCCTTTATTAAACGCCGCGGTTATGTAATTCCTGAAGACGTTCGTGCCGTTTGTCCTGATGTATTGCGTCACCGTATCGGACTGAGCTACGAAGCCGAGGCCAACAACATTACACAGGAAGAAATTATTACCGACATATTGAACCAGGTAGAAGTACCTTAA